TGTGCTTATCTAGGAACAACCTACGTGCAAGTGTGAAACACGGGATTAACGCTGTGTATTTTGAAAAACCATTGTTCTTTTATGCAGGTGAAGCTCTGGATGATCATACGGCCAATGTCAATCCAGCAGAAGATTCAGTTAGCACCAAGAGGGGTAGAAAGAGAGGTTCATCTGAGTACAGTAGTTCTTCGTTCACCTTCTTGTGGAGGCCAAACACTACTGGCAGTTACCTGGTACATAAATTACTTTTTCAACTTCCTACTTATGTTGAAAAGTTATTGTCGGCATATGAAGTCAATGTATCATCTTATCAAGAAACCGGGTCGTATTAGAATTTACATGGAAAGCTTTTGCAATAATTAACTCAGGCCTGTTTTTTGTTCTTCAGCATATCCCAAAGGTAATTATTGAGGGCCAGAATCTGATGAATAAAGATAGCGTAGTGCTTCGTGATCCAAATGGAAAGTGTTGGCCACTTGAAGTGAGCACACGCAGGGATGGTAGAGTGGCCTTAACGAAAGGTTGGGTAGACTTCTGGAAAGGACATGACATCAAAGCTGGTGATTCCTTGCATTTTGATTTCGTCTCTGAGTATTTCATTCAGGTTAACATAGATAGAGGTAAGCCACTCAATTCTCCTCTTAAAACAGGACAACATGAACAACATGAACATGTTGTCCCATTGAGCCTAACCGATGATGATGAGCCTGCGACCTAGTCTAAAGCCCTGAACACTATCTCGTAACAGT
This sequence is a window from Silene latifolia isolate original U9 population chromosome 8, ASM4854445v1, whole genome shotgun sequence. Protein-coding genes within it:
- the LOC141595609 gene encoding B3 domain-containing protein REM-like 1, with the translated sequence MSFAGNKMAFSVKIHKYKTHQFSQLTIPKVISLSQNLASKDEVILQDAMGNRWPVKIRHREDGRAILMHGWKAFLKDNEVAAGDTLNFEVVSDGLIQVGVLKKYQDERKSNEAMSQNGEAIAPIMYCEALDDHTANVNPAEDSVSTKRGRKRGSSEYSSSSFTFLWRPNTTGSYLHIPKVIIEGQNLMNKDSVVLRDPNGKCWPLEVSTRRDGRVALTKGWVDFWKGHDIKAGDSLHFDFVSEYFIQVNIDRGKPLNSPLKTGQHEQHEHVVPLSLTDDDEPAT